A section of the Ornithinimicrobium sufpigmenti genome encodes:
- a CDS encoding thiamine ABC transporter substrate-binding protein gives MRHTRALALVAALTLTTTSACTVAGGEDEAAEPTTAPAPAPPPVDTGEASADDGTSTDAATEEGTPNGPGTVTLIAHDSFYLPDELVAAFEAETGLDLQIQSAGDAGAMANQVVLTAGSPVADVVFGIDNTFAARVIESDALEGYTPEGLPEAVAEHDLEGPSAAYLTPVDYGDVCVNIDNVWFANQGIAPPQTLADLVEPEYENLFVTPGATTSSPGMSFLLATIGEFGPGEWQTYWEELMANGAKVTSGWTDAYTVDFTAGGGGGDRPIVLSYASSPPSTIPEGGWQPSTSALLDTCFRQVEYAGVLAGADNPEGARQVVDWLLSEPVQAAIPDAMYMYPVNDQVVLPDLWAQWAAVADDPIVVHPQQIEAERETWLREWADISAG, from the coding sequence ATGCGGCATACCCGTGCCCTGGCCCTTGTGGCCGCCCTGACCCTGACCACCACCTCGGCCTGCACCGTTGCAGGGGGTGAGGACGAGGCCGCGGAGCCCACCACCGCGCCCGCGCCCGCGCCGCCGCCGGTCGACACGGGTGAGGCTTCTGCCGATGACGGGACGTCCACCGACGCCGCGACGGAGGAGGGGACCCCGAACGGCCCCGGCACGGTGACGCTCATCGCCCACGACTCGTTCTACCTGCCCGACGAGCTGGTCGCCGCCTTCGAGGCCGAGACCGGTCTCGACCTGCAGATCCAGAGCGCGGGCGACGCGGGGGCCATGGCCAACCAGGTGGTGCTCACCGCCGGCAGCCCCGTGGCCGATGTCGTCTTCGGCATCGACAACACCTTCGCCGCCCGCGTCATCGAGTCCGACGCGCTGGAGGGCTACACGCCCGAGGGCCTGCCCGAGGCGGTGGCCGAGCACGACCTGGAGGGGCCGAGCGCGGCATACCTGACACCGGTCGACTACGGCGACGTCTGCGTGAACATCGACAACGTGTGGTTCGCCAACCAAGGCATCGCCCCGCCGCAGACCCTGGCCGACCTGGTCGAGCCGGAGTACGAGAACCTCTTCGTCACCCCCGGCGCCACCACCTCCAGCCCAGGGATGTCCTTCCTGCTCGCCACCATCGGCGAGTTCGGGCCCGGCGAGTGGCAGACCTACTGGGAGGAGCTGATGGCCAACGGCGCGAAGGTCACCAGCGGCTGGACCGACGCCTACACCGTCGACTTCACCGCCGGCGGCGGTGGGGGCGACCGGCCGATCGTGCTGTCCTACGCCTCCAGCCCTCCGTCCACCATCCCCGAGGGCGGCTGGCAGCCGTCCACCAGCGCGCTGCTGGACACCTGCTTCCGGCAGGTGGAGTACGCCGGCGTGCTCGCCGGCGCCGACAACCCCGAGGGTGCACGGCAAGTCGTCGACTGGCTGCTCTCGGAGCCGGTGCAGGCCGCGATCCCGGACGCCATGTACATGTACCCGGTCAACGACCAGGTCGTCCTGCCCGACCTGTGGGCGCAGTGGGCCGCCGTCGCCGACGACCCGATCGTCGTGCACCCCCAGCAGATCGAGGCCGAGCGCGAGACCTGGCTGCGCGAGTGGGCGGATATCTCGGCGGGCTGA
- a CDS encoding DUF4235 domain-containing protein: MNITAKVVTAGAALLASMVAKKATDGTWSFVTGKDVPENPDDPEIDIKEAVIFAVLSGALVALARMLANRQATKVLSKSQGKSRAQVADEA, encoded by the coding sequence ATGAACATCACGGCCAAAGTCGTCACCGCCGGAGCAGCCCTCCTCGCCAGCATGGTCGCCAAGAAGGCCACCGACGGCACGTGGTCGTTCGTCACCGGCAAGGACGTGCCGGAGAACCCGGACGACCCAGAGATCGACATCAAGGAAGCGGTCATCTTCGCCGTCCTGTCTGGCGCCCTCGTGGCGCTGGCCCGCATGCTGGCCAACCGTCAGGCCACCAAGGTGTTGTCCAAGAGCCAGGGCAAGAGCCGCGCGCAGGTGGCTGACGAAGCCTGA